A section of the Falco biarmicus isolate bFalBia1 chromosome 3, bFalBia1.pri, whole genome shotgun sequence genome encodes:
- the MYLK4 gene encoding myosin light chain kinase family member 4 encodes MDLPKFHTEGPVEKEESLAFKSCYKYRRSSVQKSFTTVKQQDDAGDNACQRVTGQEIESESLTDGERKEEHWVSGNERQEEQENEREGNAGRSEKVEEPPAPSQNEDEAGQSHDQEAPDGRCKGCEKDGSPTPPAPFDHRIVSAKRVGISSYYNVSENEILGGGRFGQVHKCEEKATGLKLAAKIIKAKGPKQKDEVKNEINVMNQLNHVNLIQLYDAFESKNDIVLVMEYVEGGELFDRIIDENCNLTEMDTILFIKQICEGIQYMHQMYILHLDLKPENILCVNRAANQIKIIDFGLARRYKPREKLRVNFGTPEFLAPEVVNYEFVSFPTDMWSVGVIAYML; translated from the exons ATGGATCTACCCAAATTTCATACTGAAGGGCCagtggagaaagaagaaagtttgGCTTTCAAAAGCTGTTACAAGTACAGGAGAAGCTCTGTTCAGAAATCCTTCACTACAGTAAAGCAGCAAGATGATGCTGGTGATAACGCTTGTCAGAGGGTAACTGGGCAGGAGATAGAGAGTGAGTCCCTAACAGAcggggagaggaaggaggaacatTGGGTGTCTGGAAATGAAAGACAAGAGGAGCAGGAGaatgaaagggaaggaaatgctGGTAGGAGTGAAAAAGTTGAGGAACCACCAGCTCCTTCCCAAAATGAAGATGAGGCAGGACAAAGCCATGATCAAGAGGCACCAGACGGAAG GTGTAAAGGCTGCGAAAAAG ATGGTAGTCCTACTCCACCAGCACCGTTTGATCACCGGATTGTCTCAGCCAAAAGGGTGGGGATCAGCAGTTATTATAATGTCAGCGAGAATGAAATCCTGGGAGG AGGGCGATTTGGTCAAGTGCACAAATGTGAAGAGAAGGCAACAGGTCTCAAACTAGCAGCCaaaattataaaagcaaaaggTCCTAAACAGAAG GATGAAGTAAAGAATGAAATCAATGTCATGAACCAGCTGAATCACGTCAATCTCATCCAGCTATATGATGCCTTTGAATCTAAAAATGACATTGTACTAGTCATGGAATA TGTGGAAGGAGGAGAGTTATTTGACCGAATTATTGATGAAAACTGCAATTTGACAGAGATGGATACTATCTTGTTCATAAAACAGATCTGCGAGGGAATTCAGTACATGCACCAAATGTACATTCTTCATTTGGATCTCAAG CCTGAGAATATCCTGTGTGTGAACCGAGCagcaaatcaaataaaaattattgattTTGGATTGGCGAGAAG aTATAAACCCAGGGAAAAACTTCGAGTTAACTTTGGGACTCCAGAATTTCTTGCTCCTGAAGTTGTGAATTATGAGTTTGTCTCCTTTCCTACAGACATGTGGAGCGTAGGAGTCATCGCTTATATGCTGTAA